A genome region from Altererythrobacter aquiaggeris includes the following:
- the rpsL gene encoding 30S ribosomal protein S12, with protein MPTINQLVRKGRVPQKAKSKVPAMEANPQKRGVCTRVYTTTPKKPNSALRKVAKIRLTNQREVISYIPGEGHNLQEHSVVLIRGGRVRDLPGVRYHVLRGVLDTQGVKDRKQSRSKYGAKRPK; from the coding sequence ATGCCGACAATTAACCAGCTGGTCCGCAAGGGCCGTGTTCCGCAGAAGGCCAAATCCAAGGTCCCTGCGATGGAAGCCAACCCGCAGAAGCGCGGCGTTTGCACACGTGTATATACAACGACCCCGAAGAAGCCGAACTCGGCCTTGCGCAAGGTTGCGAAGATCCGTCTGACCAATCAGCGCGAAGTCATCAGCTATATTCCGGGCGAGGGCCATAATCTGCAGGAACACAGCGTTGTGCTGATCCGCGGCGGCCGTGTTCGCGACCTTCCAGGTGTGCGCTATCACGTTCTGCGCGGCGTTCTCGATACCCAGGGTGTCAAGGACCGCAAGCAGTCCCGTTCGAAGTACGGCGCCAAGCGTCCGAAGTAA
- a CDS encoding TonB-dependent receptor: MKFKTRNVVLLGVSATALMVMPGAAFAQATGQTDDAAADASDQIVVIGSRGKPRTITDSPVAIDSVGADAIAATGATETGRILQELVPSFNFSSSSVSDGTDSLLPATLRGLGPDQTLVLVNGKRRHKSALVHVNTSVGRGTAGTDINAIPASALKQVDVLRDGAAALYGSDAIAGVINFELRDDPEAGHVTASVGQNYESDGLTYQAGVNKGFALGDGFINLTYEYTNRENSNRAGLSAQCQYLCTTVGGQIRAAPSTQAREIAFDRQNFRIGDSDSEGHSIFVNAGVPLGDTAEGYAFGGWSTRRNESAGFYRRANQGANTLLALYPDGFLPLIRPKIEDFSAAAGVKFDVSENFNIDTSVNYGNNSYNFQIANTNNASLGPNSGTVFDAGTLELSEWSGNIDAVYLMGNYSAAFGVGYRSETYELIAGEPDSYINGGFINTDTFNTPPLFGPTAGAAGSQVFPGFSPDNAVDESRDSYSAYLELTADLGERVNLQGALRYENYDGFGSSLTGKVAGLFTLTEGAKVRGSFTTGFRAPSMQQLYFNATSTQFVTVGGATVSQERGTFRNDSALARGLGIPELEEETSVSYGGGVVLEPASGLVITADYYHIEIDDRIMISGAINPVTPGILAAFNAAGATQGQFFINGVDTTTDGVDVVASYRLPGDIAGGVLKLTSSFNYNDTKVTELPAPGLLAGLDLVTAQDVSIIEEWQPKTRFNLGANWNSDNWGFNLQLSQYGEYTVCEGGCTGVDTDTQTFGSKWLTDIQVDYTFDMGLKLAIGANNLFDVYPDINNIGQARGGTLYDSTGNLIVDSPGVFQYSRRSAPFGFNGGHYYLRASFDF; encoded by the coding sequence ATGAAATTTAAAACCAGAAATGTTGTTTTGCTGGGCGTGTCGGCAACTGCGCTGATGGTAATGCCGGGCGCGGCTTTTGCCCAGGCAACAGGTCAGACCGATGATGCCGCTGCGGATGCGTCCGATCAAATCGTGGTTATCGGTAGCCGCGGCAAGCCTCGCACAATTACGGATTCTCCCGTTGCTATCGATTCGGTTGGTGCCGATGCAATCGCTGCCACAGGCGCGACCGAAACCGGCCGTATCCTCCAGGAACTGGTCCCCTCCTTCAATTTCTCGAGCTCGTCGGTTTCTGACGGCACGGATTCGCTGCTTCCGGCGACATTGCGCGGTCTTGGTCCCGATCAGACACTGGTACTGGTCAATGGCAAGCGGCGTCACAAATCGGCGCTTGTGCATGTCAACACCTCGGTCGGACGCGGCACCGCCGGTACCGACATCAACGCCATTCCCGCCAGCGCACTGAAGCAGGTCGATGTGCTGCGCGATGGTGCAGCCGCGCTCTACGGCTCGGATGCAATTGCCGGCGTGATCAATTTCGAGCTGCGCGATGATCCCGAGGCCGGCCATGTGACTGCCTCGGTCGGCCAGAATTACGAAAGCGACGGGCTGACGTATCAAGCGGGCGTGAACAAGGGTTTCGCGCTTGGTGATGGTTTCATCAATCTGACATATGAATATACTAATCGCGAAAATTCCAACCGCGCCGGTCTTTCGGCACAGTGCCAATATTTGTGCACGACCGTAGGCGGGCAGATACGTGCTGCCCCATCCACCCAAGCGCGCGAGATTGCGTTCGACCGGCAGAACTTCCGCATCGGCGACAGCGATTCCGAAGGGCATAGCATTTTCGTTAACGCCGGCGTTCCGTTGGGCGATACGGCAGAAGGCTATGCTTTTGGCGGCTGGAGCACACGGCGCAACGAATCCGCAGGGTTCTACCGCCGGGCCAATCAGGGCGCCAACACACTGCTGGCACTTTACCCCGATGGATTCCTGCCGCTTATCCGCCCCAAGATCGAAGATTTCTCTGCGGCGGCTGGCGTAAAGTTCGATGTGAGCGAGAATTTCAACATCGATACCAGCGTGAATTACGGCAACAACAGCTATAATTTCCAGATCGCCAACACCAACAATGCCTCGCTTGGACCCAATTCCGGGACGGTGTTTGACGCCGGTACGCTGGAGCTGTCCGAATGGAGCGGTAACATCGACGCGGTCTATCTGATGGGCAATTACAGCGCCGCGTTCGGCGTTGGCTACCGCAGCGAAACTTACGAACTGATCGCGGGTGAACCCGATTCCTACATAAATGGCGGCTTCATTAACACCGACACGTTCAACACGCCGCCGCTGTTCGGCCCTACGGCTGGCGCAGCGGGCTCGCAGGTGTTTCCAGGGTTCAGCCCTGACAATGCGGTGGACGAAAGCCGCGACAGTTACTCGGCCTATCTCGAACTCACCGCAGATCTGGGCGAACGGGTTAATCTGCAGGGAGCGCTGCGGTACGAAAATTACGATGGTTTCGGCAGTTCGCTGACGGGTAAAGTGGCTGGTCTGTTTACCTTGACCGAGGGCGCAAAGGTGCGCGGTTCGTTCACCACAGGTTTCCGTGCGCCTTCGATGCAACAGCTTTACTTCAACGCCACCAGCACCCAGTTTGTGACTGTCGGCGGTGCTACAGTGTCGCAGGAGCGCGGCACATTCCGCAACGACAGCGCGCTGGCCCGGGGTCTCGGGATTCCTGAACTGGAAGAAGAAACCTCGGTCAGCTACGGCGGCGGCGTGGTTCTCGAACCGGCAAGCGGCCTCGTGATAACGGCCGATTATTACCACATCGAAATTGACGACCGGATCATGATTTCCGGTGCGATCAATCCGGTGACGCCAGGTATTCTGGCAGCATTCAATGCAGCCGGAGCAACGCAGGGCCAGTTCTTTATCAACGGTGTCGATACCACGACAGACGGGGTCGATGTCGTGGCGTCTTACAGGCTGCCGGGAGATATTGCCGGCGGTGTTTTGAAACTGACGTCGTCGTTCAACTACAATGATACGAAGGTAACCGAACTCCCGGCACCCGGCCTGCTTGCCGGGCTTGATCTGGTGACGGCTCAGGACGTTTCGATTATCGAGGAATGGCAGCCCAAAACGCGCTTCAATCTGGGTGCGAACTGGAATAGCGACAATTGGGGGTTCAACCTGCAGCTGAGCCAATATGGCGAATACACCGTTTGCGAAGGCGGCTGCACCGGGGTGGATACCGATACCCAGACCTTCGGTTCCAAATGGCTCACAGATATCCAGGTCGACTACACCTTCGATATGGGTCTGAAGCTGGCGATTGGCGCAAACAATCTGTTCGATGTCTATCCGGACATCAACAACATCGGACAGGCACGCGGCGGGACGCTGTATGACAGCACCGGCAATCTGATTGTGGATAGCCCTGGCGTGTTCCAGTACTCACGCCGCTCGGCGCCATTCGGATTTAATGGTGGACATTATTACCTGCGTGCAAGTTTCGACTTCTAG